In Stieleria varia, one genomic interval encodes:
- a CDS encoding bifunctional serine/threonine-protein kinase/formylglycine-generating enzyme family protein has translation MKKRMEPTDKDLFEALSLDRLLPTSVSEELDATQECHDTGDSIESDAGQPHPNFGRYRVTTLIGRGAYGQVFRAYDEHLQRHVAIKVPLKYRITTTSARDRYIEEGRTLARLEHHGVVSVYDVGINDDGLPFIVSAFVDGTDLATRMQAKPFSLRRGLQLMIEISKALGYVHSQGIVHRDIKPANILLNRDGKPFIADFGLALRDELAEINRSSVGTPAYMSPEQARGESHLVDGRSDLFSLGVVLYEMLTGRRPFSGRDRESLTYKLINQEPRPPRQLFTSIPKDLERICMKLLAKQATYRYSTAADLVDDLEHLLAELEGNSERASDKISGPEHVHSASQTEQTLGRHDESSSLNHVVPRGLRSYDQHDANFFCRLLPGPRDREGVPESLRFWQRQIDSDETADSPRIGVLYGPSGCGKSSFVKAGLMPLLSENITTVFIEATRDETESRLLRGIHRRISIASTTESLSETLTKIRLAFHGDQEHPKKTKLLLVIDQFEQWLHGRSDSETPELVTALRQCDGQSIQCLLLVRDDFWLALSRFMSSVEIPLQQNKNTSLVDLFSESHARKVLHELGVAYDRLPERSDLITPAQNQFLERSVKELSENGKVFPIRLTLFVEMVKNRPWVASTLNEIGGADGIGLQFLEEAFSSTLAPVAQRTHEPAVRQVLKRLLPEHGAPIKGNMQSEQALLDASGYSEQPELFNEMMRVLEVDLRLLTPTDPAGTTSSEDSYSQSGDGVRYYQLTHDFLVPAIQQWLTRKQRETRRGRAELRLADYANLWTLKRDTQFIPSWFDWINIRVLSSPSRWNATERTMMSAASRRHLIRTTIGITAITLIGFVIWLSSNRSITDGLIQQLQTAREDELAGILDSLRDRGGYAAAQIRTQLEPLEEGVQTELVNRLALLHYDASQRGTLLQRSLSADLPMLSVLRQRLHPHDKESQEFLISVLNSGDAEAGAKLRAAMMLADATERTQDHWAVFQSNAESIVSEMLHHCSVSPRDTAWAIDGLEPIAPCLNPALREVALTPSESVQRNLATNILVRFNRNAPDQLLDFFLDASADQFDAILPTLDKVANSVASRIQVTALTEIDASLPEPEYDRLAARKGTAAALLHRIGTNDLTWNMLKSTPRPNARSYLQQRIARFGNSFPEIVNRFARESDPGIRRALLGIVATFPQRNVSEADRLKALTLAKDAFLNDPDTGIHSAATWMLRSWGQADWVHTNTMAQSRLMPDPRKNWFVNSEGHTMAILDARHVPEIGRVYAIGTGEVTVGQYGRFRPDHEYYRERSPEPDCPVGALDWYDCLSYCRWLSETLNADPEHCYPDELRETNPKVPYDHVLAHAAYRLPTLAEWTYACIALTTSPRYYGSTDELADIYYWYYETALTADRAIRYFPAGDKAPNDFGMFNLYDNVREWSHSAVAARRNVMGGSNSFEVWTPVSIDDEPASDLPMARNGYYGLRLAKTIVAEN, from the coding sequence GCATCACGGTGTCGTCAGTGTCTATGACGTCGGAATCAACGACGACGGCTTGCCATTCATCGTTTCCGCCTTCGTCGACGGCACGGACTTGGCGACGCGCATGCAAGCCAAACCGTTTTCGCTGCGTCGCGGACTTCAGTTGATGATCGAAATTTCCAAGGCTCTCGGCTATGTCCATTCGCAGGGAATCGTTCACCGGGACATCAAGCCCGCCAATATCTTGCTCAATCGGGACGGCAAGCCTTTCATCGCCGACTTTGGCCTTGCGTTGCGTGACGAGTTGGCTGAAATCAACCGTAGCAGCGTCGGCACACCAGCGTACATGAGCCCGGAGCAGGCACGCGGCGAAAGCCATCTCGTGGACGGTCGCAGCGACTTGTTTTCGTTGGGTGTCGTGCTCTACGAAATGCTGACCGGTCGTCGCCCCTTTTCAGGTCGAGATCGAGAATCGTTGACCTACAAGTTGATCAATCAGGAGCCACGGCCACCCCGTCAATTGTTCACGAGCATCCCCAAGGACTTAGAACGCATCTGCATGAAGTTGCTGGCCAAGCAGGCGACCTACCGCTACAGCACGGCGGCGGACTTGGTCGATGACTTGGAGCACCTGTTAGCGGAATTGGAGGGCAATTCGGAGCGAGCGTCCGACAAAATCTCTGGGCCTGAACATGTTCATTCGGCCAGCCAAACAGAGCAAACTCTGGGACGTCACGACGAATCCAGTTCGCTGAACCATGTTGTGCCACGCGGTCTGCGATCCTATGACCAGCACGATGCGAACTTTTTTTGCCGCCTGTTACCCGGCCCCCGAGATCGAGAGGGTGTTCCTGAAAGCTTGCGGTTTTGGCAACGACAGATTGACTCCGACGAGACGGCCGATTCTCCCAGAATCGGTGTCCTGTATGGACCGTCGGGTTGTGGAAAATCATCGTTCGTAAAAGCCGGTTTGATGCCGCTGTTGAGTGAAAACATCACCACGGTGTTCATAGAAGCGACACGGGACGAAACGGAATCACGTCTCCTGAGAGGCATTCACCGACGGATCAGCATTGCTTCGACGACCGAAAGTCTTTCGGAAACACTGACCAAGATACGGCTCGCCTTTCACGGGGATCAGGAACACCCAAAGAAGACCAAATTGCTGCTCGTCATCGATCAGTTCGAACAATGGTTGCATGGTCGGTCAGATTCTGAGACTCCTGAACTGGTAACGGCGCTGCGACAGTGTGATGGACAGAGCATTCAGTGTTTGCTGTTGGTCAGAGATGATTTTTGGCTGGCGCTCTCACGATTCATGTCATCCGTTGAAATCCCACTGCAGCAAAACAAGAACACATCTCTTGTGGATTTGTTCAGCGAGTCACACGCACGAAAGGTGCTACATGAACTCGGTGTGGCCTACGATCGATTGCCGGAACGATCCGATTTGATCACTCCAGCGCAGAATCAGTTCTTGGAACGTAGCGTTAAGGAATTGAGTGAGAACGGAAAGGTTTTTCCTATTCGTCTCACTTTGTTCGTCGAGATGGTCAAGAATCGACCCTGGGTCGCCAGCACCTTGAATGAAATAGGCGGTGCCGATGGTATCGGCTTGCAGTTCTTGGAGGAAGCTTTTAGCAGTACCTTGGCTCCCGTTGCACAACGAACGCATGAACCGGCAGTGCGTCAAGTTCTAAAGCGATTGTTGCCCGAACACGGTGCTCCCATCAAGGGAAACATGCAGAGCGAGCAAGCGTTGCTTGATGCGTCTGGGTACTCGGAGCAGCCAGAGTTGTTCAACGAAATGATGCGAGTGCTAGAAGTCGACTTGCGGCTATTGACTCCGACAGACCCGGCGGGCACGACGTCCAGCGAAGACAGCTACAGCCAATCGGGTGACGGAGTTCGGTATTATCAGCTCACACATGATTTCTTAGTGCCTGCGATTCAGCAATGGCTTACTCGAAAACAACGAGAAACGCGTCGTGGGCGGGCAGAACTGAGACTTGCCGACTACGCAAACTTGTGGACCCTAAAACGGGACACGCAATTCATTCCATCGTGGTTTGACTGGATCAACATTCGCGTCCTGTCATCTCCATCGCGTTGGAATGCGACGGAGAGAACGATGATGTCAGCGGCCTCACGTCGACATTTGATCCGTACGACGATCGGTATCACGGCAATTACTTTGATTGGTTTCGTCATCTGGCTGTCCAGCAATCGATCGATCACCGATGGACTCATTCAGCAGCTACAAACAGCGCGCGAAGATGAACTAGCTGGGATTCTGGATTCATTGCGGGACCGGGGAGGCTATGCCGCTGCGCAAATCCGGACGCAACTTGAACCGCTGGAGGAAGGAGTTCAAACAGAACTGGTAAACCGGCTTGCCCTGCTGCACTACGATGCATCGCAACGAGGGACTTTGTTGCAACGTAGTCTCAGTGCCGATTTGCCAATGCTGTCCGTCTTGCGACAGCGGTTACATCCTCACGACAAAGAATCCCAAGAGTTCTTGATTTCCGTACTCAATTCGGGCGACGCTGAGGCGGGGGCAAAATTGCGAGCCGCGATGATGCTGGCCGATGCAACGGAGAGGACGCAAGATCACTGGGCGGTTTTTCAATCAAACGCGGAATCCATCGTTTCAGAAATGCTGCACCACTGTTCCGTCTCGCCACGTGATACGGCATGGGCGATCGATGGGCTGGAACCGATCGCACCATGCCTAAATCCCGCCCTGCGTGAAGTCGCGTTGACGCCTTCCGAGTCCGTACAACGCAATCTGGCGACAAATATTTTGGTGCGTTTTAATCGGAATGCACCCGATCAACTTCTTGACTTCTTTCTCGATGCGTCCGCCGACCAATTCGACGCGATATTGCCGACGCTCGACAAAGTCGCCAACAGTGTTGCGTCAAGAATCCAAGTCACGGCACTGACGGAGATCGATGCGAGCTTGCCGGAGCCGGAGTATGACAGACTTGCCGCTCGCAAGGGCACTGCCGCTGCCTTGCTGCATCGGATCGGCACCAATGATTTGACGTGGAACATGCTGAAATCCACACCACGTCCCAATGCCAGATCTTATCTCCAACAACGGATCGCACGATTCGGCAACTCCTTTCCTGAGATCGTCAATCGATTCGCTCGCGAATCCGACCCTGGGATTCGCCGCGCGCTACTGGGGATCGTTGCGACCTTTCCACAACGCAATGTTTCCGAAGCGGATCGGCTGAAAGCTCTGACGCTGGCAAAGGATGCCTTTTTGAATGACCCCGACACAGGCATTCATTCGGCAGCGACTTGGATGCTGCGAAGTTGGGGACAGGCGGACTGGGTTCATACAAACACGATGGCGCAATCGCGTCTGATGCCTGATCCGAGAAAGAATTGGTTTGTCAATTCTGAGGGGCATACGATGGCGATATTGGACGCCAGGCATGTCCCAGAAATCGGCCGAGTGTATGCCATCGGAACCGGGGAAGTCACAGTGGGACAGTATGGGAGATTTCGCCCAGACCATGAATACTATCGCGAACGGTCGCCAGAGCCGGATTGCCCTGTAGGAGCCTTGGACTGGTACGACTGCCTCAGCTATTGTCGCTGGCTTAGCGAAACCTTGAACGCCGACCCTGAACATTGCTACCCAGACGAACTGCGAGAGACAAACCCCAAAGTCCCGTACGATCATGTCTTGGCTCACGCCGCGTATCGTTTGCCCACTCTGGCGGAGTGGACATACGCTTGCATTGCGTTGACGACTTCTCCCCGGTACTACGGCTCAACAGACGAACTCGCCGACATCTACTACTGGTACTACGAAACAGCACTGACTGCCGACAGAGCCATTCGATATTTTCCCGCAGGAGACAAAGCACCCAACGACTTCGGGATGTTCAATCTGTACGACAATGTCAGAGAATGGTCGCATTCTGCTGTCGCGGCACGACGCAATGTGATGGGGGGCAGCAACTCGTTTGAAGTCTGGACACCTGTTTCGATTGACGACGAGCCGGCTTCAGATCTTCCTATGGCCAGAAACGGCTACTATGGATTACGACTCGCGAAAACCATCGTCGCCGAAAACTAG
- a CDS encoding protein kinase domain-containing protein, which yields MSLQNQRFFTPTDSTPSDSLLGTLQHHPELQHQFQSSPGILQTIALPTQDSSSSLDRGQQSPPAAKPLLSQTVEQCLSSDSPVSRDADCGFIPLRQIAKVGSRHRDDADYRFVGQLGAGGTGVVFQAHQRAVDREVAVKMLRSEHAVKPHLREQFLAEARVIGGLDHPNVIALHEVYSDKNGSLFYSMKRIDGTSWDKQIDDLSLSQNIEILLRVADAIRYAHSRGLIHRDIKPENVMLGKFGEVLVADWGLAVKYQTNQTVAATNSIGGTPAYMAPELASASAGAISFQTDVYLLGAILYRVLTGKPPHNGPSLLQCIQAAANNVIEPTDTECELMTVAMRAMATSSAERFASVDQFIDAIKDERQHEQSQRLIRRAIGQAEHAINSTDSADAYRDFGIADALLCEAIALWPSSLKAREVRKRLQLQFAAIATERGDYDLAAAIYEAVGEAKSDEAQMVEFHRLQREASQRNASRYLVLFTQSPDPGVLIDLKTLRVVEANIAFAKMFGYECDKIVDMALNDLGLWVNPEQQQILFDQAIRRGSVDDFAAQLNHADGHSLEVLINSRVIEIAREPMLLSTIRNSVITQMACPPFRRQPNKTSCNGPLVFGDDGFRES from the coding sequence ATGTCGTTACAGAATCAGCGTTTCTTTACGCCCACGGATTCAACTCCCAGTGATAGCCTGCTGGGCACACTCCAGCATCATCCAGAGCTTCAACACCAGTTCCAGAGTTCACCCGGCATCTTGCAGACGATCGCGTTGCCCACTCAAGATTCATCCTCATCGCTGGATCGTGGTCAGCAGAGTCCCCCCGCAGCAAAGCCGCTGCTTTCTCAAACCGTTGAACAGTGTCTCAGTAGTGACTCTCCAGTAAGCCGGGACGCAGATTGCGGCTTCATTCCGCTTCGTCAGATCGCAAAGGTGGGCAGTCGGCACCGAGACGACGCCGATTACCGATTTGTAGGACAACTGGGCGCTGGCGGCACCGGAGTGGTCTTTCAAGCTCACCAGCGCGCGGTTGATCGCGAAGTCGCCGTCAAAATGTTGCGTAGCGAACATGCGGTGAAACCTCATCTGCGGGAGCAGTTTCTCGCCGAAGCACGCGTGATCGGGGGATTGGATCATCCTAACGTCATCGCGTTGCACGAAGTCTACTCGGACAAGAACGGCTCGCTGTTTTACTCGATGAAGCGAATCGATGGCACGAGCTGGGACAAACAAATCGATGACCTCTCGCTTTCACAGAACATCGAAATCCTGCTTCGTGTCGCTGATGCGATCCGCTATGCGCACTCTCGTGGCCTGATTCATCGAGATATCAAGCCCGAGAACGTGATGCTGGGCAAGTTTGGAGAAGTCTTGGTCGCTGATTGGGGACTCGCGGTCAAGTACCAAACAAATCAAACGGTGGCCGCGACCAATTCCATCGGTGGCACACCCGCCTACATGGCCCCGGAACTCGCATCCGCATCCGCAGGCGCCATCTCGTTTCAAACCGATGTCTATTTGCTCGGCGCTATCCTTTACCGAGTCTTGACGGGCAAGCCGCCACACAATGGGCCATCTCTGTTGCAATGCATTCAAGCAGCTGCCAACAACGTCATCGAACCCACCGACACGGAATGTGAGTTGATGACGGTCGCAATGCGTGCGATGGCCACATCATCTGCCGAGCGATTCGCAAGTGTCGATCAGTTCATCGACGCGATCAAGGACGAACGGCAGCACGAGCAGAGTCAACGTCTGATCCGCCGGGCGATCGGACAAGCGGAACACGCGATCAACTCCACCGACAGCGCCGATGCCTATCGAGATTTTGGGATCGCAGACGCACTACTTTGTGAAGCGATTGCATTATGGCCGAGTAGCTTGAAAGCTCGCGAAGTTCGCAAGCGTTTGCAATTACAGTTCGCAGCCATCGCAACAGAGCGGGGCGACTACGACTTGGCTGCAGCGATCTATGAGGCAGTGGGAGAAGCAAAATCAGACGAAGCTCAAATGGTAGAGTTTCATCGGCTGCAGCGAGAAGCCAGCCAACGCAACGCGTCACGATACCTAGTGCTCTTTACCCAGTCGCCAGATCCGGGAGTCTTGATTGATTTGAAGACGCTGAGGGTTGTGGAGGCGAACATCGCGTTTGCAAAGATGTTCGGCTACGAGTGCGATAAAATCGTCGACATGGCATTGAACGATCTTGGACTTTGGGTCAATCCTGAGCAACAGCAGATTCTCTTTGATCAAGCGATCCGGCGAGGTTCCGTCGATGATTTCGCGGCCCAATTGAACCACGCCGACGGGCATTCGCTCGAAGTCCTGATCAATTCTCGCGTCATTGAGATTGCTCGCGAACCGATGCTGCTATCCACCATTCGCAACTCGGTCATCACGCAGATGGCCTGCCCCCCTTTCCGCAGACAACCCAATAAAACTAGCTGTAACGGACCACTAGTTTTCGGCGACGATGGTTTTCGCGAGTCGTAA